A region of Streptomyces halobius DNA encodes the following proteins:
- a CDS encoding holo-ACP synthase codes for MWIGVDVTHEDELTALLARPWFRDYTYAPEELRTAASFGAERAREFLTGRFAGKEAVLKVIGTGVRAGVTPRQVAILRADGGAPQVHLCGTAARHARDRGIAGISVSVTHKKGAVVAVAIGVPAALCTDLGSSR; via the coding sequence GTGTGGATCGGTGTCGACGTCACGCACGAGGACGAGCTCACAGCCCTGCTCGCCCGCCCGTGGTTCCGTGACTACACGTACGCCCCCGAGGAACTCCGGACCGCCGCCTCCTTCGGCGCCGAGCGGGCCCGCGAGTTCCTCACCGGCCGCTTCGCGGGCAAGGAGGCTGTGCTGAAGGTCATCGGCACAGGTGTGCGGGCGGGAGTGACCCCGCGCCAGGTGGCCATCCTGCGCGCCGACGGCGGAGCTCCGCAGGTCCACCTCTGCGGAACGGCGGCCCGGCATGCTCGCGACCGTGGCATCGCCGGCATCAGCGTGTCCGTCACACACAAGAAGGGCGCGGTCGTCGCCGTCGCGATCGGCGTGCCCGCGGCCTTGTGTACCGACCTCGGATCCTCGCGCTGA
- a CDS encoding phosphopantetheine-binding protein, whose product MTSAGIDEVRTWILERNPERDSVTPDENLIENRLVDSLSFVELVYAIESASGVEIDFDNIDIQDFQTLSAIEKAFFVMA is encoded by the coding sequence ATGACTTCGGCAGGTATCGACGAAGTACGCACGTGGATCCTGGAACGGAACCCGGAACGGGATTCCGTCACACCCGATGAGAACCTCATCGAAAACCGGCTCGTGGACTCGCTCTCCTTCGTGGAGCTGGTCTATGCCATCGAGAGCGCGAGCGGCGTCGAAATCGACTTCGACAACATCGACATCCAGGACTTCCAGACACTATCGGCAATCGAGAAGGCGTTCTTCGTCATGGCCTGA
- a CDS encoding acyl carrier protein, with the protein MERGNVISAVEKSLSEVLERPVTGLTEEVRLFEDLHLDSTSVLELLMELEDATDISVDPEDLDMDDFKSVGSLTDYVLSQTAQTTGEG; encoded by the coding sequence ATGGAACGCGGCAACGTGATCTCGGCGGTGGAAAAGTCCCTCAGCGAGGTACTGGAGCGCCCCGTCACCGGTCTCACCGAGGAGGTACGCCTCTTCGAGGACCTGCATCTGGACTCGACGTCCGTCCTGGAACTGCTGATGGAACTGGAGGACGCCACAGACATCTCAGTGGACCCCGAGGATCTGGACATGGACGACTTCAAGTCGGTCGGATCGCTCACCGACTACGTCCTGTCCCAGACCGCGCAGACCACCGGCGAGGGATGA
- a CDS encoding diiron oxygenase, with product MVSKLIDQDDRFLGILDRLTTKAIDDYYNPYKLFEWPDSLPENMWWMSPELTTTHGTDAAARLTEEQLYALSRYESINFYSLNVHGIRELLIEVTKRIHTSGFETPSEFFHHFIGEENEHMWFFAEFCLRYGKKIYRQPSGAAVEIPRSNVESLLVFTRILIFEELVDHFNSRMALDDRLHETIRAINRIHHQDESRHIAFGRELVSALFEDVKRTSSAEELQDIAAYIKRYMSYSFESLYNPQVYRDAGVENPLDLRRELLASATRTEFEKSVFRKTSKFLEKTGLIR from the coding sequence ATGGTCAGCAAACTGATTGATCAGGATGACCGTTTTCTCGGGATCCTGGACCGCCTGACCACCAAGGCGATCGATGACTACTACAACCCGTACAAACTCTTCGAATGGCCGGACAGCCTCCCGGAGAACATGTGGTGGATGAGCCCGGAGCTGACTACGACGCACGGAACGGATGCCGCCGCAAGGCTCACCGAGGAGCAGCTCTACGCGCTGTCGCGCTACGAGAGCATCAACTTCTACAGCTTGAACGTGCACGGCATCCGGGAACTCCTCATCGAGGTCACCAAGCGCATACACACCTCGGGCTTCGAGACGCCCTCCGAGTTCTTCCACCACTTCATCGGTGAGGAAAATGAACACATGTGGTTCTTCGCCGAGTTCTGCCTGCGCTACGGAAAGAAGATATATCGTCAGCCTTCCGGGGCGGCCGTCGAGATCCCGCGTTCCAATGTGGAAAGTCTGCTGGTTTTCACCCGGATCCTCATCTTTGAGGAGCTGGTCGACCACTTCAACTCCAGGATGGCGCTCGACGACCGGCTGCACGAGACCATTCGTGCCATCAACCGGATTCACCACCAGGACGAGTCCCGGCACATCGCCTTCGGTCGTGAACTGGTCTCCGCACTGTTCGAGGACGTGAAGCGCACCTCCTCCGCAGAGGAACTGCAGGACATCGCCGCCTACATCAAGCGGTACATGAGCTACAGCTTCGAGTCGCTGTACAACCCGCAGGTCTACCGGGACGCAGGTGTCGAGAACCCACTGGATCTGCGCCGGGAACTCCTGGCCTCTGCTACGCGGACGGAGTTCGAGAAGAGCGTATTCCGCAAGACCTCGAAATTCCTGGAGAAGACGGGGCTCATCCGATGA
- a CDS encoding 3-oxoacyl-[acyl-carrier-protein] synthase III C-terminal domain-containing protein codes for MLDATTLERIESFLPERSVKIDELAGSLGLRRAEVGVFRKIYGLDRLRFDPDTGLFDLVLPAARQALKALPEGHRISYVIYAHTMQTLTPPHIDAAQVIRDDLGLHDAEAFALTQQACVSSLGAIDLAGELLRAEAPEGAHALMVTGERAYSPKVQLIPNSAIMADAAAACLVTVGGRGDVVRSHVTRTLGEYAAGLEMTKEETQGFGRAYGTVLGEVILQAVREAGLAFGDIDLIIPHNVNMVSWRQAIKELGADPDRFFLENIARYSHCYASDVFVNYTTLRDSDRLVDGRNYVLVSVGLGATFGAMVITHRKRWAR; via the coding sequence GTGCTCGACGCGACAACGCTGGAGAGGATCGAGTCGTTCCTCCCCGAGCGCAGCGTGAAGATCGACGAACTCGCCGGCAGCCTCGGACTCAGACGGGCCGAAGTGGGCGTGTTCCGGAAGATATACGGCCTGGACCGGCTCCGGTTCGACCCGGATACGGGCCTGTTCGACCTGGTCCTTCCCGCGGCACGGCAGGCGTTGAAGGCGCTTCCGGAAGGGCACCGGATCTCGTACGTCATCTACGCCCACACCATGCAGACCCTCACCCCACCGCACATCGATGCCGCTCAGGTGATCCGTGACGATCTGGGGCTGCACGACGCCGAAGCGTTCGCGCTCACCCAGCAGGCGTGCGTCAGCAGTCTGGGGGCCATCGACCTGGCGGGTGAACTGCTGCGGGCGGAGGCGCCGGAGGGCGCCCACGCGTTGATGGTGACCGGCGAACGGGCCTACTCGCCCAAGGTCCAGCTGATTCCCAACAGCGCCATCATGGCCGACGCCGCGGCCGCCTGCCTGGTGACCGTCGGCGGCCGGGGGGACGTGGTGCGCTCCCACGTGACGCGCACACTCGGAGAGTACGCGGCCGGCCTGGAGATGACCAAGGAGGAGACCCAGGGTTTCGGCCGGGCCTATGGCACGGTGCTCGGCGAGGTCATCCTGCAAGCGGTGCGCGAGGCGGGGCTGGCCTTCGGCGACATCGACCTCATCATCCCGCACAACGTGAACATGGTCTCCTGGCGGCAGGCGATCAAGGAGTTGGGCGCCGACCCCGACCGGTTCTTTCTGGAGAACATCGCGCGCTACAGCCACTGCTACGCCTCGGACGTCTTCGTCAACTACACCACCCTGCGAGACAGCGACCGGCTCGTAGACGGCCGTAACTACGTCCTGGTCTCCGTCGGTCTGGGCGCCACCTTCGGCGCCATGGTGATCACTCACCGGAAGCGGTGGGCGCGATGA
- a CDS encoding class-II aminoacyl-tRNA synthetase family protein, producing MTETDAAPDLSQALVILDPDRTDLLRELDRIFAGWGMSAGAREILPPPLYPVSHLEKFDVYTNFPQLALVAAPLDLNSGEGKPDDGRFAPSDLQEPRLGLPHATCYGAYLYYEKSRVADQTLVTLVNRCFRNEEYYGGLHRLLSFQMREIVALGSYEHTQQVIAAFAQRITAFAEGLNLGLEKVAASDPFFENDGARALMAKISPVKFEFQAAGGLAISSVNTHRNFFGERCDIRLASGDAYAFTSCVAFGLERWLSVLLDLHGGNARQALESVRAAARQVR from the coding sequence ATGACCGAAACCGATGCCGCCCCCGACCTGTCCCAAGCGCTCGTCATTCTCGACCCCGACCGGACCGATCTTCTCAGGGAACTCGACAGAATATTCGCCGGCTGGGGAATGTCCGCCGGTGCCCGCGAAATCCTCCCGCCGCCGCTGTACCCGGTCTCCCACCTGGAGAAGTTCGACGTCTACACGAACTTCCCGCAGCTGGCCCTGGTCGCGGCACCACTCGATCTGAACAGTGGTGAGGGCAAGCCGGACGACGGCCGGTTCGCACCGTCCGACCTGCAGGAACCTCGACTCGGACTACCGCACGCGACCTGCTACGGCGCCTACCTGTACTACGAGAAGAGCCGGGTGGCCGACCAGACCCTGGTGACCCTGGTGAACCGCTGCTTCCGCAACGAGGAGTACTACGGCGGACTGCATCGGCTGCTCAGCTTCCAGATGCGGGAAATCGTCGCCCTGGGCTCGTACGAGCACACCCAGCAGGTTATCGCTGCCTTCGCGCAACGCATCACCGCGTTCGCCGAGGGGCTGAATCTCGGGCTGGAGAAGGTGGCTGCGTCCGACCCATTCTTCGAAAATGACGGCGCCCGCGCTCTGATGGCGAAGATCAGCCCGGTCAAGTTCGAGTTCCAGGCTGCAGGTGGTCTGGCAATCTCATCGGTGAACACGCACCGCAACTTCTTCGGCGAGCGCTGCGACATCCGCCTCGCGTCGGGCGACGCATACGCCTTCACCAGCTGCGTGGCATTCGGCCTGGAGCGGTGGCTGTCCGTTCTGCTCGATCTGCATGGCGGCAACGCGCGGCAGGCGCTGGAATCGGTCCGGGCGGCCGCCCGGCAGGTCCGCTGA
- a CDS encoding preATP grasp domain-containing protein has translation MTGPAYTADLKEALTGDRDARFVWLCNFEVENQWAREYVGLPAARLSVTSATVQRMEELGVLLAEPADFLLLDRPLDDGYRRYVEKTGLGVPVELVTRAPASDDGTSQAVLDSPELMDRLRRIARDGAYLMPMGNSPLEQRISQETRLRAAVPDAATYERVNSKIYSRRLAEELGLREIPGSCCETVPQLRHALDQALSDGEPVIVKDAYGVSGKGLLVLDSRKKADRLLRMVERRAGDTGDDAMHVVVERFLPKRFDLNYQFTIDRAGRVRLDFVKEALTSGGVHLGHVMPAALTPAQHETLAEAAEALGGRLHKDGFFGAVGVDALVGADDLVYPVLEINARLNMSSYQGRATERFMAPGGAALARHYPLRLTAPVSFDEVAGALGALAEPPSAGTGVVVTSFGTVNAQSGASVPFDGRLYTLLFAGRREELAALDQRVAHALGRFSTTERKP, from the coding sequence ATGACCGGCCCCGCCTACACGGCGGATCTCAAGGAAGCGCTCACCGGCGACCGCGACGCCCGGTTCGTGTGGCTGTGCAACTTCGAGGTGGAGAACCAGTGGGCGCGCGAGTACGTCGGTCTGCCGGCGGCGCGCTTGTCGGTCACCAGCGCGACCGTGCAGCGCATGGAGGAGCTCGGCGTCTTGCTGGCCGAACCGGCAGACTTCCTGCTGCTGGACCGGCCGCTGGACGACGGCTACCGCCGATACGTCGAGAAGACCGGCCTGGGCGTGCCCGTCGAGCTGGTCACGCGGGCCCCGGCCAGCGACGATGGCACCAGCCAGGCGGTACTGGACTCACCGGAGTTGATGGACCGGCTGCGGCGGATCGCGCGAGATGGGGCGTACCTGATGCCCATGGGCAACTCGCCTCTGGAGCAGCGGATCTCCCAGGAGACGCGACTGCGCGCCGCGGTGCCGGACGCGGCCACCTACGAGCGGGTCAACAGCAAGATCTACAGCCGCCGGCTCGCCGAGGAGCTGGGGCTGCGCGAGATCCCCGGGTCCTGCTGTGAGACGGTCCCGCAGCTGCGCCACGCGCTCGACCAGGCGCTGAGCGACGGTGAACCGGTGATCGTCAAGGACGCGTACGGAGTCTCCGGCAAGGGCCTGCTCGTACTGGACAGCCGCAAGAAGGCCGACCGGCTGCTGCGCATGGTCGAGCGCCGGGCGGGCGATACCGGCGACGACGCGATGCATGTGGTGGTGGAGAGGTTCCTGCCCAAACGGTTCGACCTCAACTACCAGTTCACCATCGACCGCGCCGGGCGGGTCAGGCTCGACTTTGTCAAGGAGGCGCTCACCTCCGGCGGGGTGCACCTCGGCCACGTCATGCCGGCCGCCTTGACCCCGGCCCAGCACGAGACGCTGGCCGAGGCCGCGGAGGCGCTGGGCGGGCGGCTCCACAAGGACGGGTTCTTCGGCGCCGTGGGCGTGGACGCCCTCGTGGGCGCCGACGACCTGGTCTATCCGGTCCTGGAGATCAACGCCCGTCTGAACATGTCCAGTTACCAGGGCCGCGCCACCGAACGGTTCATGGCTCCCGGGGGTGCGGCACTGGCCAGGCACTACCCGCTGCGGCTCACAGCGCCGGTCTCCTTCGACGAGGTGGCCGGTGCGCTCGGCGCCCTGGCCGAACCACCGTCGGCGGGCACCGGAGTGGTCGTCACATCCTTCGGCACCGTGAACGCGCAGAGCGGCGCCTCCGTCCCGTTCGACGGCCGGCTCTACACCCTGCTCTTCGCCGGGCGACGTGAGGAACTCGCCGCGCTCGACCAGCGGGTGGCCCACGCGCTCGGACGATTCTCCACCACCGAAAGGAAGCCATGA
- a CDS encoding class I SAM-dependent methyltransferase: protein MEAVSYTAQWTAAARAVESERGDEAMFDDPFARELAAPRGFELLEKYGGGGLLPFIAIRTKYLDDSVDAILRDSGIRQIVFVAAGMDTRAFRLAWPPGSTVYEVDHEALVTEKGRRLAELGAQPTTERHEVAADLAGQWLPALYDAGFDRDQPTLWVAEGLMFFLTQEQASELLTVLGSASAPGSWLAVDFVSKALLRSPFSRSFLNGLRDDGTPWLFGTDEPEEFLAGSGWKVRELKEPGEPGAGQGRWPYEVQPRNRRGASRSWLVRAEFAGH from the coding sequence ATGGAAGCTGTCTCATACACGGCCCAGTGGACGGCCGCGGCTCGGGCGGTCGAGTCCGAACGCGGCGATGAGGCGATGTTCGATGACCCGTTCGCACGCGAGCTGGCGGCCCCGCGCGGCTTCGAACTGCTGGAGAAGTACGGCGGGGGCGGCCTGCTGCCGTTCATCGCCATCCGCACAAAGTACCTGGACGACAGCGTCGACGCGATCCTGCGGGACAGCGGCATCCGGCAGATCGTCTTCGTCGCCGCGGGCATGGACACCCGGGCCTTCCGGCTCGCCTGGCCCCCCGGTTCGACCGTCTACGAGGTCGATCACGAGGCCCTGGTCACAGAGAAGGGCAGGCGCCTCGCCGAGCTGGGCGCGCAGCCGACAACCGAGCGCCACGAGGTCGCCGCCGACCTGGCCGGGCAATGGCTGCCCGCCCTGTACGACGCCGGGTTCGACCGCGACCAGCCCACCCTGTGGGTCGCGGAAGGGCTGATGTTCTTCCTCACCCAGGAGCAGGCATCCGAGCTGCTCACCGTCCTGGGTTCCGCCTCGGCCCCGGGCAGTTGGCTGGCCGTCGACTTCGTCAGCAAGGCCCTGCTGCGCAGCCCCTTCTCCCGGTCCTTCCTCAACGGCCTGCGCGACGACGGCACGCCGTGGCTGTTCGGCACCGACGAACCGGAGGAGTTCCTGGCCGGCTCCGGCTGGAAGGTGCGGGAGCTGAAGGAGCCCGGCGAGCCCGGCGCGGGACAGGGCCGGTGGCCGTACGAGGTGCAGCCCCGCAACCGCAGGGGCGCGTCCCGCAGCTGGCTGGTCCGTGCGGAGTTCGCGGGCCACTGA
- a CDS encoding acyl-CoA dehydrogenase family protein → MTEPTGERIAALRSYVREAGRQLRGIGLEIDRDPEAIGRRLGLPAVDIMRGCTIPVEYLDSPLRVGEYTYDMSSCLEHTVTIEELSYGDAGFMLACPGPLMSGVAVGALGDDKQRHAYYERMAGPDPVWTFFGLTEPVKGSAATELETTLVPEGDGFRLTGEKRYVGNAAYAQLGVVFCRRAPGPLGIEAVLVDTDAPGFHAEPIPTVGMRGARISAIRLDGVRVEREQILGYESLKPSRRGLIGAIRTLQRFRPVLAGTIVGLCRAVLEHVHEQRPALAGSARSRLEDMEDRLAAVRSQNYEVAAAIDTGRVRADHVAGVKTRAAELAEHCTLVAAELMGPGALLEDPLFNKLYRDARAFEFMEGTGHIQRLAVFQGVLKGTFLN, encoded by the coding sequence ATGACTGAGCCCACCGGCGAGCGGATCGCCGCGCTGCGCTCATACGTACGGGAGGCCGGCAGGCAGCTGCGCGGGATCGGCCTGGAGATCGACCGCGACCCGGAGGCGATCGGACGCCGGCTGGGACTGCCTGCCGTGGATATCATGCGCGGCTGCACCATCCCGGTGGAGTACCTGGACTCGCCGCTGCGCGTCGGCGAGTACACCTACGACATGAGCTCGTGCCTCGAACACACGGTGACCATCGAGGAGCTGAGCTACGGCGACGCGGGCTTCATGCTCGCCTGCCCCGGCCCTCTGATGTCGGGGGTGGCGGTGGGCGCTCTGGGCGACGACAAGCAGCGCCACGCGTACTACGAGCGCATGGCCGGCCCGGATCCCGTCTGGACGTTCTTCGGGCTCACCGAACCGGTCAAGGGATCGGCCGCCACCGAACTGGAGACGACGCTCGTCCCCGAGGGTGACGGCTTCCGGCTCACCGGCGAGAAGCGGTACGTGGGCAACGCCGCGTACGCCCAACTGGGCGTGGTGTTCTGCCGCCGGGCGCCCGGGCCGCTGGGGATCGAGGCGGTCCTCGTGGACACGGACGCTCCCGGATTCCACGCCGAGCCGATCCCGACCGTGGGCATGCGCGGAGCGCGGATCTCCGCCATCAGGCTCGACGGCGTACGCGTGGAGCGTGAGCAGATCCTCGGCTACGAGAGCCTCAAGCCGAGCCGACGCGGGCTGATCGGCGCCATCCGCACGCTCCAACGGTTCCGTCCGGTGCTGGCCGGCACCATCGTCGGGCTGTGCCGCGCGGTCCTGGAGCACGTACACGAGCAGCGCCCGGCCCTGGCGGGCAGTGCCCGGTCACGGCTGGAGGACATGGAGGACCGGCTCGCCGCCGTCCGCTCCCAGAACTACGAGGTCGCCGCGGCCATCGACACCGGCCGGGTACGCGCCGACCACGTCGCCGGGGTCAAGACACGCGCAGCGGAGCTGGCCGAACACTGCACCCTGGTCGCCGCGGAGCTGATGGGCCCCGGCGCGCTCCTGGAGGACCCGCTGTTCAACAAGCTGTACCGGGACGCGCGGGCCTTCGAATTCATGGAGGGAACCGGCCACATCCAGCGGCTGGCCGTCTTCCAGGGCGTACTCAAGGGGACGTTTCTCAACTAG
- a CDS encoding type III PLP-dependent enzyme domain-containing protein produces MSSRKDATSSAEFHVQGVPVSHIAEEFGTPVFVYDSEVLRSVYQSLRDQLHPAVDVFFSLKANPNVSVTSRLGSLGAGAEISSMVELMTVTRAGISPDDVIFLGPGKTRAELETCVAAGLYAIVCESLDEVAEIEEIAAAADRDEVPVLLRVNPDFHTKGSGLAMGGKPRQFGIDADVLRRSRGLFDRLRRVRVRGFHAYMGTRFLNAGDLAHNTRQILALADELAQALGIPLETVDFGGGFGVAYFDNEKDLDLQATVAGINEVVEPFSAAHPGCRLINELGRYLTAMCGTYVVRALYVKESMGERFVVADGGTNHHMAAVGVGSFVKRNFPICSLSRYDDELTDTYTVTGPLCTPNDVIGKKVVLPPVQAGDLLGVERSGAYGPTASPGLFLSHGFPAEVLVHNGAAHLVRERDRKEELLAKQRLIDFD; encoded by the coding sequence ATGAGCAGCCGAAAGGATGCCACGAGCAGCGCGGAATTCCATGTGCAGGGTGTGCCGGTCTCGCACATCGCCGAGGAGTTCGGGACTCCTGTGTTCGTGTACGACTCCGAGGTGCTGCGGTCCGTCTACCAGTCACTGCGCGACCAGCTGCACCCGGCTGTGGACGTCTTCTTCTCCCTGAAAGCCAACCCGAACGTTAGCGTCACCTCCCGCCTCGGCTCACTCGGAGCCGGTGCGGAGATCTCCTCCATGGTCGAGTTGATGACGGTGACACGAGCGGGCATCTCACCGGACGACGTCATCTTCCTGGGGCCGGGCAAGACCCGCGCCGAGCTGGAGACGTGCGTCGCAGCCGGTCTGTACGCCATCGTGTGCGAGTCGCTGGACGAGGTCGCCGAGATCGAGGAGATCGCCGCCGCTGCGGACCGCGACGAGGTTCCGGTGCTGCTCCGCGTCAACCCGGACTTCCACACCAAGGGCTCCGGCCTGGCGATGGGCGGCAAGCCACGCCAGTTCGGCATCGACGCGGACGTGCTGCGCCGCTCCCGTGGCCTCTTCGACCGCCTGCGCAGGGTGCGGGTGCGCGGCTTCCACGCCTATATGGGCACCCGCTTCCTCAACGCCGGGGATCTGGCGCACAACACCCGTCAGATCCTCGCCCTGGCCGACGAACTGGCGCAGGCGCTCGGCATCCCGTTGGAGACCGTCGACTTCGGCGGCGGCTTCGGTGTCGCCTATTTCGACAACGAGAAGGACCTCGACCTTCAGGCCACGGTCGCCGGGATCAACGAGGTGGTCGAGCCGTTTTCCGCAGCGCACCCGGGGTGCCGGCTGATCAACGAACTCGGGCGGTACCTGACCGCGATGTGCGGTACGTACGTGGTGCGAGCGCTGTACGTCAAGGAGTCGATGGGCGAGCGGTTCGTGGTCGCCGACGGCGGCACCAACCACCACATGGCGGCGGTCGGAGTCGGAAGCTTCGTCAAGCGCAACTTCCCGATCTGCTCGCTGAGCCGGTACGACGACGAGCTGACCGACACGTACACCGTCACCGGGCCGCTCTGCACACCCAACGACGTCATTGGCAAAAAAGTCGTCCTGCCACCAGTCCAGGCCGGCGACCTGCTGGGGGTCGAGCGCTCGGGAGCGTACGGACCGACCGCCTCACCGGGCCTGTTCCTCAGCCACGGCTTCCCGGCCGAGGTGCTCGTCCACAACGGTGCCGCGCACCTGGTGAGGGAACGGGACCGCAAGGAGGAACTGCTGGCCAAGCAGCGCCTCATCGACTTCGACTGA
- a CDS encoding holo-ACP synthase — translation MNGRVGIDLVPFGRVREMAERENGLALPRMLSEEEMRLSRTAGVPDIAGIAGRLAAKEAVFKLFRARGQTLPWLDIEILKADGGWPVVRLSGRAAELARTAGFQHIEVSITHDEPCAVAVAFCAGAPGADAGRLTSA, via the coding sequence ATGAACGGGCGGGTCGGAATCGACCTTGTTCCGTTCGGCCGTGTCCGCGAGATGGCGGAGCGCGAAAATGGGCTGGCGCTGCCCCGGATGCTCTCGGAGGAGGAGATGAGGCTCTCCCGCACGGCGGGTGTGCCGGACATCGCTGGTATTGCTGGACGACTGGCCGCCAAGGAGGCGGTGTTCAAACTCTTCCGCGCTCGGGGGCAGACTCTTCCGTGGCTCGATATCGAAATCCTGAAAGCTGATGGCGGCTGGCCCGTCGTACGACTCAGCGGGCGCGCCGCCGAACTGGCCCGCACCGCCGGATTCCAACACATCGAAGTGAGCATCACGCACGACGAACCATGTGCTGTGGCGGTCGCCTTCTGCGCCGGTGCGCCGGGGGCGGACGCCGGTCGGCTGACATCGGCCTGA
- a CDS encoding SulP family inorganic anion transporter has translation MLSTLKKPAHLRRDVLASLVVFLVALPLCVGIAVASGVPAELGLITGIVGGLVVGFLPGSSLQVSGPAAGLTVLVFEAVQEFGLGVLGAIVLLAGLVQLVLGALRFGRFFRAITIAVVQGMLAGIGLVLIFGQLYTMADVKQPRSGLDKIAGLPHLATEIATSSAALTAFAIGAATIAVLVLWKKLPAQAQTVPAPLAAVALVTAVTAVAGWSVPRVEVQGLLSAVQPPGMSDFASLGSLAALGTVIAFALIASAESLFSAAAVDRMHDGPRTDYDKELMAQGVGNTVCGVLGALPLTAVIVRSSANVQAGAKTKLSRILHGLWLVLFAALVPTAIGIIPLAALAGVLVHAGCKLVPVKDLVPLWREHRGEAVVLAVTAIAIITTNLFEGVLLGIVLAVVKCAWETSHLHLDVHETTDGRLLVTLTGSATFLRLPRMLETLEALPHDRPVELDLSEVRHLDHACRITLENWAQQRGTTIDMLAKV, from the coding sequence ATGCTCTCCACCCTCAAAAAGCCCGCCCATCTGCGGCGTGATGTCCTGGCCTCCCTCGTCGTCTTCCTGGTCGCCCTGCCCTTGTGCGTGGGAATCGCCGTAGCCTCCGGAGTGCCCGCCGAACTCGGCCTGATCACCGGTATTGTCGGCGGCCTGGTCGTCGGCTTCCTGCCCGGCAGCAGCCTCCAGGTCAGCGGCCCGGCCGCCGGGTTGACCGTCCTGGTCTTCGAGGCCGTCCAGGAATTCGGCCTCGGCGTTCTGGGAGCCATCGTCCTGCTCGCCGGCCTGGTCCAACTCGTTCTGGGAGCCCTGCGGTTCGGCCGCTTCTTCCGCGCGATCACGATCGCCGTCGTCCAGGGCATGCTCGCCGGCATCGGCCTCGTTCTGATCTTCGGCCAGCTCTACACCATGGCCGACGTCAAGCAGCCCCGCTCCGGACTCGACAAGATCGCGGGACTGCCGCACCTGGCCACCGAGATCGCCACCTCCAGCGCAGCCCTGACCGCGTTCGCCATCGGGGCAGCCACCATCGCCGTGCTCGTCCTGTGGAAGAAACTCCCCGCTCAGGCCCAGACGGTGCCCGCGCCGCTGGCCGCGGTCGCCCTGGTCACAGCCGTTACAGCCGTGGCCGGCTGGTCCGTCCCCCGCGTCGAAGTCCAAGGGCTGCTGTCGGCTGTCCAGCCGCCGGGGATGTCCGACTTCGCTTCGCTGGGCAGCCTCGCCGCCCTGGGCACGGTAATCGCCTTCGCTCTCATCGCCTCGGCCGAGAGCCTCTTCAGCGCCGCCGCCGTCGACCGCATGCACGACGGCCCACGCACCGACTACGACAAGGAACTGATGGCCCAGGGCGTGGGCAACACCGTCTGCGGCGTCCTCGGCGCCCTGCCGCTGACGGCTGTCATCGTGCGCAGCTCCGCGAACGTCCAGGCCGGGGCCAAGACGAAGCTGTCCCGCATCCTGCACGGTCTGTGGTTGGTGCTGTTCGCCGCCCTCGTGCCGACCGCGATCGGCATCATTCCCCTGGCCGCGCTCGCGGGGGTCCTCGTCCACGCCGGCTGCAAACTCGTCCCCGTCAAGGACCTTGTGCCCCTGTGGCGCGAGCACCGCGGCGAAGCCGTCGTCCTGGCCGTCACCGCGATCGCCATCATCACCACCAACCTGTTCGAAGGCGTCCTCCTCGGCATCGTCCTCGCCGTGGTCAAATGCGCCTGGGAAACCTCCCACCTTCACCTCGACGTCCATGAGACGACCGACGGCCGGCTCCTCGTCACCCTCACCGGGTCCGCCACCTTCCTCCGGCTGCCCCGCATGCTCGAAACCCTCGAAGCGCTCCCCCACGACCGGCCCGTCGAACTCGACCTCTCCGAGGTGCGCCACCTCGACCACGCCTGCCGCATCACACTGGAGAACTGGGCACAACAGCGGGGAACCACCATCGACATGCTTGCGAAAGTCTGA